From a single Bemisia tabaci chromosome 10, PGI_BMITA_v3 genomic region:
- the LOC109033388 gene encoding uncharacterized protein isoform X2 — protein sequence MRSLSSSEECIFRKGRPNRRNLRDENRSAFSTRTVSRPDKRPKEVETLYLESPKDCRRSLKTSKKRNGKSEESNINQRQNLDKSEEVSPSAKSSYGPTFMATESSVECPPPNFSTASQKLSSETLKAYATALGIKTDQVACEDNRSVGGTNPQKLSAETMLAYQTALGMKADQTNEGGQNLFETSTPKLSTKAFRAYSKTLDICADLEDEKYHDIGYRLVQTNDECKIGNQMESRGLKIFGVSDRKRSTDCFDHCRDHGTAVEKIGGKLVATPSSSDLEDTLRGLNLDEMNEEQLRKLYDYETSSSRNFSSCEVESAHTCEIGRKFKAKPGSNPARKPISSWHGSVDHGSNRHRSPCTVTVKSNINSDFGRSISGVGAHPRTTPKSCGREVKDYGDHISRRPKIESRSFDRGRERFAPEVKRFGACDQETIRPVVQVYERFGPSKANGMQARWEVDSSCPSSTWKRLPPETACHQRCPQSMIGSEVKSLGSINRAGFEPVPSCHRSNRKRPELGMVVNRCDQRSFETGNPKLLQTRPDSAVTKHTNFNQKLFSPEMVSRYVDEKILPKRCDQERFHPEKLSKNFDQKFSDPKMRPRHSNCDQFTTKITEPKHLSGKQLEAPNNGSKHEYRRLSELNLSCHPRLTPLGLESSQRLSLTSPLDNKASMQFCQMLAKSLPDAKIIPFNKLSEILPEAELAKVNEKINSNIDAKQVSPCLFDDTQLQIDRIKQQVLRKAKECLPNATFSKINQFLLSSKSESEPELIRTSMSPSESKDAISSSNELQTSGRASSFYQSEASPSRTSPKQSRKLKKCSSYYNYMYPVGNQRRRSGKTTKRTSEIKPKAQTKEESKTSAERRPTNSKAKRQTARSSSSEDTSKG from the exons ATGAGGAGTCTCTCGTCGTCAGAAGAATGTATATTTAGAAAGGGAAGGCCAAATAGACGGAACCTACGAGATGAAAATCGCTCTGCATTTTCTACCAGGACCGTTTCCAGGCCTGACAAACGCCCAAAAGAAGTTGAAACTCTGTATTTAGAATCTCCGAAAGATTGCCGGAGGTCATTGAAGACCAGTAAAAAACGGAACGGGAAATCGGAGGAGTCGAACATCAATCAGCGGCAAAATCTCGATAAGTCTGAGGAGGTGAGCCCCTCGGCGAAAAGCTCTTACGGGCCTACTTTCATGGCAACTGAATCCTCCGTAGAATGTCcccctccaaatttttctaCTGCCTCCCAGAAATTGTCCTCGGAAACCCTGAAGGCTTACGCGACCGCACTTGGCATCAAGACCGATCAAGTAGCATGCGAAGATAATCGCAGTGTCGGCGGCACAAACCCTCAAAAACTGTCCGCAGAGACTATGCTGGCTTATCAAACCGCATTGGGAATGAAAGCCGATCAAACAAATGAGGGTGGTCAGAATCTATTCGAAACGAGTACTCCGAAACTATCCACTAAGGCTTTTCGTGCTTATTCTAAAACGCTTGACATATGCGCCGATCTGGAAGATGAAAAATATCACGACATAGGGTACAGACTTGTTCAAACAAACGACGAGTGTAAAATAGGAAACCAAATGGAAAGTCgaggtttgaaaattttcggcgtCTCCGATCGGAAACGGTCGACGGATTGTTTCGATCACTGCAGAGATCACGGGACCGCCGTCGAGAAAATCGGCGGTAAATTGGTGGCAACACCGAGTTCCAGTGATCTAGAGGATACTTTGAGAGGTTTGAATCTAGATGAAATGAACGAAGAGCAGCTGAGGAAGCTCTATGATTACGAAACGTCTTCTAGCCGGAATTTCAGTAGTTGCGAAGTTGAAAGTGCTCATACGtgtgaaattggaagaaaattcaaaGCCAAGCCCGGCTCGAACCCAGCTCGTAAACCAATTAGTAGCTGGCACGGTTCAGTAGATCATGGATCTAATAGGCATCGGAGCCCTTGTACAGTAACGGTGAAAAGCAATATTAACTCTGACTTTGGTCGGAGTATTTCGGGGGTAGGTGCCCATCCGAGAACCACTCCGAAGAGTTGTGGGCGCGAAGTGAAAGATTATGGAGACCATATATCGCGCCGACCGAAAATTGAATCTAGGAGTTTTGATAGAGGTCGGGAACGATTCGCTCCAGAAGTAAAACGCTTCGGAGCGTGCGATCAAGAAACAATAAGACCAGTAGTTCAAGTTTATGAACGCTTTGGTCCGAGCAAAGCAAACGGCATGCAGGCACGGTGGGAGGTAGATTCTAGTTGCCCGAGTAGTACGTGGAAGAGACTACCCCCAGAAACCGCCTGTCATCAACGTTGTCCTCAAAGTATGATTGGATCGGAAGTAAAAAGTTTGGGAAGTATCAATCGTGCAGGATTTGAGCCGGTGCCAAGCTGTCATCGGTCAAATCGAAAAAGACCAGAATTAGGAATGGTCGTGAATCGCTGTGATCAAAGATCTTTCGAAACAGGGAATCCTAAATTACTTCAGACGCGTCCTGATTCAGCAGTTACAAAACATaccaatttcaaccaaaaaCTATTTAGTCCTGAGATGGTGTCAAGGTACGTTGATGAAAAAATCTTGCCGAAGCGGTGCGATCAAGAAAGGTTCCAcccggaaaaattgtcaaagaattttgatcaaaaattttcGGATCCGAAAATGAGGCCTCGTCATTCTAATTGCGACCAGTTCACTACAAAAATTACCGAACCTAAACATCTTAGTGGAAAACAGTTGGAAGCGCCAAATAATGGCTCAAAACATGAGTATCGCAGACTATCAGAATTGAACTTGTCTTGTCACCCGAGGCTAACTCCACTGGGATTAGAGAGTTCGCAACGTTTGAGCCTCACAAGTCCTCTTGACAACAAGGCTAGTATGCAGTTCTGCCAGATGCTGGCAAAATCCTTACCAGATGCCAAAATCATCCCGTTTAACAAACTCTCCGAAATTTTACCAGAAGCCGAGCTCGCCAAGGTCAACGAGAAAATCAATAGCAACATCGATGCCAAGCAAGTGTCACCCTGTCTTTTTGATGATACACAGCTCCAAATCGACCGCATCAAACAGCAAGTCCTGCGGAAAGCAAAAGAATGTCTTCCAAATGCAACATTCTCCAAAATAAACCAATTTCTATTGAGCAGCAAGAGCGAGTCCGAACCAGAATTAATACGTACGTCAATGTCACCCAGTGAGAGTAAGGATGCTATATCTTCTAGCAATGAGCTCCAGACGTCAGGTCGGGCGTCGTCTTTTTACCAAAGCGAAGCTTCACCATCTCGAACGAGTCCGAAGCAGAGTCGAAAGCTTAAGAAGTGCAGTTCGTATTACAACTACATGTATCCTGTTGGAAACCAGAGACGCCGCAGCGGAAAAACGACAAAACGCACCAGCGAGATCAAACCCAAAGCCCAGACGAAGGAGGAAAGTAAAACATCTGCGGAGAGACGACCCACAAATTCAAAAGCCAAGCGACAAACGGCACGCTCCTCATCTAGTGAAGATACTTCAAAG GGATAA
- the LOC109033388 gene encoding uncharacterized protein isoform X1 — protein MRSLSSSEECIFRKGRPNRRNLRDENRSAFSTRTVSRPDKRPKEVETLYLESPKDCRRSLKTSKKRNGKSEESNINQRQNLDKSEEVSPSAKSSYGPTFMATESSVECPPPNFSTASQKLSSETLKAYATALGIKTDQVACEDNRSVGGTNPQKLSAETMLAYQTALGMKADQTNEGGQNLFETSTPKLSTKAFRAYSKTLDICADLEDEKYHDIGYRLVQTNDECKIGNQMESRGLKIFGVSDRKRSTDCFDHCRDHGTAVEKIGGKLVATPSSSDLEDTLRGLNLDEMNEEQLRKLYDYETSSSRNFSSCEVESAHTCEIGRKFKAKPGSNPARKPISSWHGSVDHGSNRHRSPCTVTVKSNINSDFGRSISGVGAHPRTTPKSCGREVKDYGDHISRRPKIESRSFDRGRERFAPEVKRFGACDQETIRPVVQVYERFGPSKANGMQARWEVDSSCPSSTWKRLPPETACHQRCPQSMIGSEVKSLGSINRAGFEPVPSCHRSNRKRPELGMVVNRCDQRSFETGNPKLLQTRPDSAVTKHTNFNQKLFSPEMVSRYVDEKILPKRCDQERFHPEKLSKNFDQKFSDPKMRPRHSNCDQFTTKITEPKHLSGKQLEAPNNGSKHEYRRLSELNLSCHPRLTPLGLESSQRLSLTSPLDNKASMQFCQMLAKSLPDAKIIPFNKLSEILPEAELAKVNEKINSNIDAKQVSPCLFDDTQLQIDRIKQQVLRKAKECLPNATFSKINQFLLSSKSESEPELIRTSMSPSESKDAISSSNELQTSGRASSFYQSEASPSRTSPKQSRKLKKCSSYYNYMYPVGNQRRRSGKTTKRTSEIKPKAQTKEESKTSAERRPTNSKAKRQTARSSSSEDTSKVCNSEVFIKSLSNSCKNRLFSGRESDASLEASISSDDGELIFMEYDSLDFNDYLESSEHDYHFATKDLDDLKNVGYQKGDKVSFQNVSHVDKKLIENPLQGCDSDNLGFLHVSDRSPHFKNQLNLNLLNHHERSSRIVSHYDSYNFAAEIYESSAVDTTQNDQNLCQNHEDSAITCDGVFNRADNGIFGMNKNRFIDSGSEIFIPDSGPMTFCQRCTGSNQLKNNLPFHENRNFPVTRYSLNCVKEEKNCSLKSSHISSNQCQTDCENFDSENFSSSSFCGSAVSSENVALFSDEDFFAESNNLECSKECTNFSSLDDGCNFESIKRHNTSSIGVNSPEIKREYEINFYQSEEQSDHWRGLYDPTEIYATNCSYTYHSPLTEHVFDSDLSQAVNRNSLKGGSILRTGSQIFDSKYIILTEPGYHSPTDQRTDLRAKPQNYEPRSRNIETRFNIAPKVPGSSLSGNRKNPLKIRKKICLIPKYYPKEWELSD, from the coding sequence ATGAGGAGTCTCTCGTCGTCAGAAGAATGTATATTTAGAAAGGGAAGGCCAAATAGACGGAACCTACGAGATGAAAATCGCTCTGCATTTTCTACCAGGACCGTTTCCAGGCCTGACAAACGCCCAAAAGAAGTTGAAACTCTGTATTTAGAATCTCCGAAAGATTGCCGGAGGTCATTGAAGACCAGTAAAAAACGGAACGGGAAATCGGAGGAGTCGAACATCAATCAGCGGCAAAATCTCGATAAGTCTGAGGAGGTGAGCCCCTCGGCGAAAAGCTCTTACGGGCCTACTTTCATGGCAACTGAATCCTCCGTAGAATGTCcccctccaaatttttctaCTGCCTCCCAGAAATTGTCCTCGGAAACCCTGAAGGCTTACGCGACCGCACTTGGCATCAAGACCGATCAAGTAGCATGCGAAGATAATCGCAGTGTCGGCGGCACAAACCCTCAAAAACTGTCCGCAGAGACTATGCTGGCTTATCAAACCGCATTGGGAATGAAAGCCGATCAAACAAATGAGGGTGGTCAGAATCTATTCGAAACGAGTACTCCGAAACTATCCACTAAGGCTTTTCGTGCTTATTCTAAAACGCTTGACATATGCGCCGATCTGGAAGATGAAAAATATCACGACATAGGGTACAGACTTGTTCAAACAAACGACGAGTGTAAAATAGGAAACCAAATGGAAAGTCgaggtttgaaaattttcggcgtCTCCGATCGGAAACGGTCGACGGATTGTTTCGATCACTGCAGAGATCACGGGACCGCCGTCGAGAAAATCGGCGGTAAATTGGTGGCAACACCGAGTTCCAGTGATCTAGAGGATACTTTGAGAGGTTTGAATCTAGATGAAATGAACGAAGAGCAGCTGAGGAAGCTCTATGATTACGAAACGTCTTCTAGCCGGAATTTCAGTAGTTGCGAAGTTGAAAGTGCTCATACGtgtgaaattggaagaaaattcaaaGCCAAGCCCGGCTCGAACCCAGCTCGTAAACCAATTAGTAGCTGGCACGGTTCAGTAGATCATGGATCTAATAGGCATCGGAGCCCTTGTACAGTAACGGTGAAAAGCAATATTAACTCTGACTTTGGTCGGAGTATTTCGGGGGTAGGTGCCCATCCGAGAACCACTCCGAAGAGTTGTGGGCGCGAAGTGAAAGATTATGGAGACCATATATCGCGCCGACCGAAAATTGAATCTAGGAGTTTTGATAGAGGTCGGGAACGATTCGCTCCAGAAGTAAAACGCTTCGGAGCGTGCGATCAAGAAACAATAAGACCAGTAGTTCAAGTTTATGAACGCTTTGGTCCGAGCAAAGCAAACGGCATGCAGGCACGGTGGGAGGTAGATTCTAGTTGCCCGAGTAGTACGTGGAAGAGACTACCCCCAGAAACCGCCTGTCATCAACGTTGTCCTCAAAGTATGATTGGATCGGAAGTAAAAAGTTTGGGAAGTATCAATCGTGCAGGATTTGAGCCGGTGCCAAGCTGTCATCGGTCAAATCGAAAAAGACCAGAATTAGGAATGGTCGTGAATCGCTGTGATCAAAGATCTTTCGAAACAGGGAATCCTAAATTACTTCAGACGCGTCCTGATTCAGCAGTTACAAAACATaccaatttcaaccaaaaaCTATTTAGTCCTGAGATGGTGTCAAGGTACGTTGATGAAAAAATCTTGCCGAAGCGGTGCGATCAAGAAAGGTTCCAcccggaaaaattgtcaaagaattttgatcaaaaattttcGGATCCGAAAATGAGGCCTCGTCATTCTAATTGCGACCAGTTCACTACAAAAATTACCGAACCTAAACATCTTAGTGGAAAACAGTTGGAAGCGCCAAATAATGGCTCAAAACATGAGTATCGCAGACTATCAGAATTGAACTTGTCTTGTCACCCGAGGCTAACTCCACTGGGATTAGAGAGTTCGCAACGTTTGAGCCTCACAAGTCCTCTTGACAACAAGGCTAGTATGCAGTTCTGCCAGATGCTGGCAAAATCCTTACCAGATGCCAAAATCATCCCGTTTAACAAACTCTCCGAAATTTTACCAGAAGCCGAGCTCGCCAAGGTCAACGAGAAAATCAATAGCAACATCGATGCCAAGCAAGTGTCACCCTGTCTTTTTGATGATACACAGCTCCAAATCGACCGCATCAAACAGCAAGTCCTGCGGAAAGCAAAAGAATGTCTTCCAAATGCAACATTCTCCAAAATAAACCAATTTCTATTGAGCAGCAAGAGCGAGTCCGAACCAGAATTAATACGTACGTCAATGTCACCCAGTGAGAGTAAGGATGCTATATCTTCTAGCAATGAGCTCCAGACGTCAGGTCGGGCGTCGTCTTTTTACCAAAGCGAAGCTTCACCATCTCGAACGAGTCCGAAGCAGAGTCGAAAGCTTAAGAAGTGCAGTTCGTATTACAACTACATGTATCCTGTTGGAAACCAGAGACGCCGCAGCGGAAAAACGACAAAACGCACCAGCGAGATCAAACCCAAAGCCCAGACGAAGGAGGAAAGTAAAACATCTGCGGAGAGACGACCCACAAATTCAAAAGCCAAGCGACAAACGGCACGCTCCTCATCTAGTGAAGATACTTCAAAGGTATGCAATAGTGAGGTGTTCATTAAATCGCTTTCCAACTCGTGTAAAAATAGACTTTTCTCCGGTCGTGAAAGCGATGCTAGTTTGGAGGCAAGCATTAGCTCTGACGACGGAGAGCTAATTTTTATGGAGTATGACAGCTTAGATTTTAATGATTACCTTGAGAGTTCCGAACATGATTACCATTTTGCAACCAAAGATCTTGACGATCTAAAAAATGTTGGCTACCAGAAGGGAGACAAAGTTAGTTTTCAGAATGTAAGTCATGTTGACAAAAAGCTCATAGAAAATCCACTCCAGGGCTGCGACTCAGATAATCTTGGCTTCTTACATGTAAGCGACAGATCACCTCATTTTAAGAATCAATTAAACTTAAATTTATTAAATCATCACGAGCGGTCATCTCGCATTGTAAGCCATTATGACTCATACAACTTCGCTGCAGAGATATATGAGTCCTCCGCAGTTGACACTACACAAAATGATCAGAATCTTTGCCAAAACCATGAAGATAGCGCCATTACGTGTGATGGTGTATTTAACAGAGCTGATAACGGCATTTTTGGCATGAATAAAAATAGATTCATCGATTCCGGGTCTGAAATATTTATTCCAGACTCGGGTCCCATGACCTTCTGTCAACGTTGTACAGGAAGCAATCAGCTTAAAAATAACCTGCCATTTCACGAAAATAGGAATTTTCCTGTGACCAGATATTCATTGAATTGcgtcaaagaagaaaaaaactgcagTTTAAAATCTTCTCATATTTCGTCAAACCAGTGCCAAACTGACTGTGAAAATTTCGACTCCGAAAATTTCAGTAGCTCGAGTTTTTGTGGTAGTGCCGTTTCGAGCGAAAACGTAGCGCTATTTAGCGATGAGGATTTTTTTGCCGAATCAAACAATTTGGAGTGTTCAAAGGAATGTACAAATTTTAGCAGTCTTGATGATGGGTGTAATTTTGAGTCCATAAAACGTCATAATACTTCTTCAATTGGAGTAAACAGCCCTGAGATAAAAAGAGaatatgaaattaatttttatcagtCTGAAGAACAAAGTGATCACTGGCGTGGCTTGTACGATCCCACCGAAATCTATGCTACAAATTGTAGTTACACCTACCATTCTCCTCTGACTGAACATGTTTTTGATTCAGACCTATCGCAAGCAGTGAATAGGAACTCTCTGAAAGGAGGATCAATTTTGAGGACTGGCAGCCAGATTTTCGATTCAAAGTACATTATCCTCACGGAACCAGGGTATCATTCTCCCACTGACCAAAGAACTGATTTGCGAgcaaaacctcaaaattatgaGCCACGATCTAGAAATATTGAAACGCGCTTCAATATTGCGCCCAAAGTTCCTGGCTCTAGTTTATCAGGGAATAGgaaaaatcctttaaaaatacgaaaaaaaatttgcctcatACCGAAATATTATCCCAAGGAATGGGAACTATCTGATTAA
- the LOC140225613 gene encoding uncharacterized protein, translating to MFLLVWQRASRGFSEADKVCNCEKQQASRKVNARGKRVKKVKSSNRSLKKPEPKEEPVDTNNNNPVSSSATSSASIENQPGPSAEHQQPPKSKEDAGCPKSLAYADADPLYIIPMLIPSPDSPPPQKRKTPAEKYAAMAEALQGFLDGKRAHPW from the exons ATGTTCCTTTTGGTGTGGCAACGGGCATCACGAGGCTTCTCAGAAGCAgacaaag tttgcaattgcgagaaacaaCAGGCATCGCGCAAGGTTAATGCACGGGGTAAAAGGGTAAAAAAGGTTAAGTCATCAAATCGATCTTTAAAGAAGCCGGAACCAAAGGAAGAGCCCGTAGACACCAACAACAACAATCCAGTGTCAAGTTCAGCAACCAGTTCCGCGTCAATCGAAAACCAGCCGGGTCCATCGGCCGAGCATCAGCAGCCACCAAAAAGCAAGGAAGATGCCGGATGCCCGAAGTCTCTTGCTTATGCGGATGCCGATCCACTCTATATCATACCGATGTTGATACCATCACCCGATAGTCCACCTCCACAGAAGAGGAAGACGCCAGCAGAAAAATACGCAGCAATGGCCGAAGCTTTGCAAGGTTTCTTGGACGGCAAACGAGCCCACCCTTGGTAA